One genomic window of Diospyros lotus cultivar Yz01 chromosome 8, ASM1463336v1, whole genome shotgun sequence includes the following:
- the LOC127808891 gene encoding probable F-box protein At4g22030, with protein sequence MASLGASGVLCCSSIPSSSPSCRREIIRAIIDMPKLRNGRASLPKLTNSPSLVEELDFRRSGYTNTTTTHIEKVLSNLRINRRAYDTNEVSDPLVMEKLYAIMGAVEDRVEMHKNMGGQRNNWNSLLLTSINTITLTAATMAGIAGTVVGTGGAPLSALKLSSTLLYLAATGMLIIMNRIQPSQLVEEQRNAARLFKQLHAEIRTMVSLGNPLTMDDVNQAMDKVLALDRAFPLPLLGAMLKKFPATMEPAVWWPQPRVKQAKRLHYKRNNIINGWNAKLEEEMGEIVRVLKKKDKADYLRLGEKALKLNKALAISGPLLTGLAAIGSALVGSPSHGPWTVVLGVAAGALSSIVNAVQHGGQVGMVFEMYRGNAGFFRLMEESIQSNLKEEVERRENGELFEMKVALQLGRSLSELKDLATSSSIKGEAIDEFASKLF encoded by the coding sequence ATGGCCAGCCTTGGAGCATCGGGTGTGCTATGTTGTTCATCGATTCCCTCATCATCTCCGTCTTGCCGGAGAGAAATCATCAGAGCTATCATCGACATGCCGAAGCTTCGGAATGGTAGAGCCTCTCTTCCCAAGCTCACAAACAGTCCTAGTTTGGTGGAGGAATTGGATTTCAGAAGAAGTGGTTACACAAATACGACCACTACTCATATTGAGAAAGTACTCTCTAATCTTCGCATCAATCGTCGAGCTTATGACACTAATGAAGTTTCAGATCCATTGGTGATGGAGAAGCTTTACGCGATCATGGGGGCTGTTGAAGATAGGGTGGAGATGCATAAGAACATGGGAGGGCAAAGAAACAACTGGAACAGTCtacttttgacatccattaACACGATCACTCTCACGGCTGCAACAATGGCTGGGATTGCAGGTACAGTAGTGGGTACAGGCGGTGCTCCTCTTTCAGCGCTCAAGCTCTCTTCCACCTTGTTGTATTTGGCAGCTACTGGGATGTTGATAATCATGAACAGGATTCAGCCGTCTCAACTTGTTGAAGAGCAACGAAACGCTGCAAGGTTGTTCAAGCAGCTTCATGCAGAAATCCGCACAATGGTGTCTCTTGGCAACCCATTAACCATGGATGATGTGAACCAGGCCATGGACAAAGTTCTGGCGCTTGACAGGGCCTTCCCTCTTCCTTTACTAGGCGCGATGCTTAAAAAGTTCCCGGCAACCATGGAACCTGCTGTGTGGTGGCCTCAGCCACGTGTAAAACAAGCTAAAAGGCTTCATTATAAGAGAAACAATATAATCAATGGTTGGAATGCGAAGTTGGAAGAGGAAATGGGAGAGATAGTTCGGGTTTTGAAGAAGAAGGACAAGGCAGATTACTTGAGACTGGGTGAAAAGGCCTTGAAATTGAACAAGGCGTTAGCCATTTCTGGCCCTTTACTAACTGGCCTTGCAGCTATTGGCTCGGCCTTGGTGGGATCCCCTAGCCATGGTCCATGGACTGTGGTGCTTGGGGTGGCGGCTGGTGCTTTGTCAAGCATCGTGAACGCAGTGCAGCATGGTGGGCAAGTGGGAATGGTGTTCGAGATGTATAGAGGCAACGCCGGTTTCTTCAGGCTCATGGAAGAGTCTATACAGTCAAATTTGAAGGAAGAAGTGGAGAGAAGAGAGAACGGAGAACTGTTTGAAATGAAGGTGGCTTTGCAGCTGGGAAGAAGCTTATCTGAGCTAAAAGATCttgcaacttcttcttcaatAAAAGGGGAGGCCATAGATGAGTTTGCAAGCAAGCTTTTTTAA
- the LOC127808895 gene encoding octanoyltransferase LIP2, mitochondrial-like: MGILRSLEIWKLGTVNYLQALKLQEKLVSDRKACKISDTLLSLQHPPTYTFGKRRTDHNLLLPEEDLKNIGAELHYTERGGDITFHGPHQAILYPIISLRDIGVGARKYVEKLELTMIEMAYLYGVKAHVGQTGETGVWVGDRKIGAIGVRISSGITSHGLAFNMDPDLSYFKHIVPCGIADKGITSLRRETDKVLPVEEVIQEQLISCFAKVFGFSDIVWKDKAFSISWDNQNIKQDVV; this comes from the coding sequence ATGGGAATTCTTCGAAGCCTAGAGATTTGGAAACTGGGCACTGTCAACTACTTACAAGCACTTAAGCTTCAGGAGAAGCTTGTCTCTGACAGAAAAGCTTGTAAGATTTCTGATACTCTCTTGTCCCTACAACATCCACCTACTTATACCTTTGGCAAAAGGAGAACAGATCACAACTTGTTACTACCCGAAGAAGATCTCAAAAATATAGGAGCTGAACTTCACTACACGGAAAGGGGAGGGGACATTACATTTCACGGTCCACATCAAGCCATCTTATATCCTATCATATCCCTGCGTGATATTGGAGTTGGGGCACGCAAGTATGTGGAGAAACTTGAGTTAACTATGATTGAAATGGCATATTTATATGGTGTGAAAGCTCATGTTGGACAAACAGGTGAGACTGGGGTGTGGGTTGGGGACAGGAAGATTGGTGCCATTGGAGTTAGAATTTCATCTGGGATAACGTCCCATGGTTTGGCATTTAACATGGACCCAGATTTAAGCTACTTTAAGCATATTGTGCCGTGTGGAATCGCGGACAAGGGCATTACCTCGTTGAGGAGAGAGACAGATAAGGTGCTTCCTGTCGAAGAAGTGATTCAAGAGCagttgatttcttgttttgctAAGGTATTTGGGTTTAGTGATATTGTTTGGAAAGATAAGGCATTCTCCATCTCGTGGGACAACCAAAACATTAAACAAGATGTTGTATGA
- the LOC127808892 gene encoding uncharacterized protein LOC127808892 gives MASMLRHFEEFMAHQGRPGQVPPVVGNEPVLQENVSGQTSNPVQEEVEPQGMDGNADSQLVRNFMALRPSEFRGGNDVLVAEKWLMAIEKHLRTIGCTDAQKVQLATYLFRGAAERWWETARLRFRNREPSWAEFRELFNTNYFPAWVRSQKTYEFIELTQGNMSVAQYEEEFTSLARFAPELVDTDEKKATKFLRGLRVEIRFQLAGAQFTDYSTLVHRAYIIERERSELRAALAATRGSGSAQGQGNDRKRKGAPGPSRGTPDIPPCKTCGKRHRDPCRYDRGVTCYTCGQAGHVQMDCPQGSGRAGSQEVTCFKCGRKGHKANVCSVPPQRGGQRPGYQSDRFGQRQSVPRLQEMAPSLALPPGQSTADADRPHIQGRVFALTTAEAEQGKDTVQGKGKAVIKGESSRTTTQG, from the exons ATGGCTTCCATGTTGAGGCATTTCGAGGAATTCATGGCCCATCAGGGCAGGCCAGGACAGGTGCCGCCGGTAGTAGGGAATGAGCCAGTCTTACAAGAAAATGTTAGTGGTCAGACGTCGAACCCAGTGCAAGAGGAGGTCGAGCCTCAGGGTATGGATGGTAATGCTGACAGTCAGTTAGTGAGGAACTTCATGGCACTTAGGCCATCAGAATTCAGAGGGGGAAACGACGTTCTGGTTGCAGAAAAGTGGCTGATGGCAATAGAGAAACATCTACGGACCATAGGATGCACTGATGCACAGAAGGTACAGCTGGCCACATACCTATTTCGGGGAGCAGCTGAGAGGTGGTGGGAGACGGCTAGACTGCGATTCAGGAACAGGGAGCCATCTTGGGCTGAATTTAGGGAGCTCTTCAATACCAATTATTTTCCCGCCTGGGTTCGTAGCCAGAAGACATACGAGTTCATCGAGTTGACCCAGGGCAACATGTCAGTGGCTCAGTATGAGGAGGAGTTCACCTCCCTAGCACGCTTTGCCCCCGAGTTAGTAGACACTGATGAGAAGAAAGCGACCAAGTTCTTGAGAGGGCTGCGAGTGGAGATTCGATTTCAGCTAGCAGGTGCGCAGTTCACTGACTATTCTACACTGGTACATCGGGCATACATcattgagagggagaggagCGAGCTGAGAGCAGCCCTGGCAGCTACTAGGGGGTCAGGCTCAGCCCAGGGACAGGGCAATGACAGGAAGAGGAAGGGTGCACCAGGGCCTTCGAGAGGCACGCCAGACATCCCCCCATGCAAGACATGTGGAAAGAGGCATCGTGACCCATGCCGCTACGACAGAGGGGTGACATGTTACACTTGTGGTCAGGCGGGGCACGTACAGATGGACTGCCCTCAGGGGTCAGGTAGAGCAGGCAGCCAGGAGGTGACATGTTTTAAATGTGGGCGCAAGGGCCATAAGGCCAACGTTTGTTCAGTGCCACCCCAGCGAGGAGGCCAAAGGCCGGGGTATCAGAGTGATAGATTTGGGCAGAGGCAGTCAGTGCCTAGACTTCAGGAGATGGCACCATCATTGGCACTACCACCAGGACAGAGCACCGCAGATGCTGATAGACCCCACATCCAGGGGCGAGTGTTCGCCTTGACTACAGCTGAAGCAGAGCAAGGGAAAGACACAGTGCAAG gtaaaggtaaagcagttattaagggcgagtccagtaggactacaacccaagggtag
- the LOC127808890 gene encoding probable F-box protein At4g22030: MASLQASSCITLSSISSSSCCRRDLNINATIKMPKLRNRSLVLPKATSTTTSSALVEELELTSGYKNTKSTTGFVEKISAFPRYDYKVSDPMVTVARKFYAIMEAIEDRVEMHKNIGEQRNNWNSLLLASLNTITLAAATMAGIAGTVADTGGAPLSALKLSSTFLYLAATGMLIIMNKIQPSQLVEEQRNAARFFKQLHAEMRTMVSLGNPLTLDDVNQATDKVLALDRAFPLPLLGVMLEKFPATMEPAVWWPRQQQRRREAKGHCERKNDGNGWDVKLEEEMREIVGVLKRKDKADYLRLGEKALKLNKALAISGPLLTGLAAIGSALVGLPSHGSWAVVLGVVAGALSSIVNTVQHGWQVGMVLEMYRGNAGFFRLMEESIQSTLKEEVERRENGELFEMKVALQLGRSLTELKDLASVSSIKGAGMEEFGSKLF, from the coding sequence ATGGCCAGCCTTCAAGCTTCAAGTTGTATTACTCTTTCGTcgatttcttcatcttcttgttgcCGGAGAGATTTGAATATCAATGCTACAATCAAAATGCCGAAACTCCGAAACCGAAGCCTTGTTCTTCCAAAGGCTACAAGTACTACTACTAGTAGTGCTTTAGTTGAGGAATTGGAACTGACAAGTGGTTACAAGAATACGAAGAGTACTACTGGTTTTGTGGAAAAGATTTCGGCTTTTCCAAGATACGATTACAAGGTTTCGGATCCTATGGTGACAGTAGCAAGAAAGTTTTACGCGATCATGGAGGCTATTGAAGATAGAGTGGAGATGCATAAGAATATCGGGGAGCAGAGAAACAATTGGAACAGTCTACTTTTGGCATCCCTTAATACGATTACTCTCGCAGCAGCAACAATGGCCGGGATTGCAGGTACAGTAGCAGATACAGGCGGTGCTCCTCTTTCAGCGCTCAAGCTCTCTTCCACCTTCTTGTATTTGGCAGCCACTGGGATGTTGATAATCATGAACAAGATTCAGCCATCTCAACTTGTTGAAGAGCAACGAAACGCTGCAAGGTTTTTCAAGCAACTTCATGCAGAAATGCGCACAATGGTGTCTCTTGGCAACCCGTTAACCCTGGATGATGTGAACCAGGCCACGGACAAAGTTCTGGCGCTTGACAGGGCCTTCCCGCTCCCTTTACTCGGCGTGATGCTCGAAAAGTTCCCTGCAACCATGGAGCCAGCGGTGTGGTGGCCTCGACAACAACAACGAAGAAGAGAAGCGAAAGGGCATTGTGAGAGAAAGAATGACGGGAATGGATGGGATGTGAAGTTGGaggaggaaatgagagagatagTTGGGGTTTTGAAGAGGAAGGACAAGGCAGATTACTTGAGATTGGGTGAAAAGGCCTTAAAATTGAACAAGGCGTTGGCCATTTCTGGCCCTTTACTAACTGGCCTAGCGGCTATTGGCTCGGCCTTGGTGGGATTGCCTAGCCATGGTTCATGGGCTGTGGTGCTTGGAGTGGTAGCTGGTGCTTTGTCAAGCATCGTGAACACTGTTCAGCATGGTTGGCAAGTGGGAATGGTGCTCGAGATGTATAGAGGCAATGCTGGTTTCTTTAGGCTCATGGAAGAGTCTATACAGTCAACTTTGAAGGAAGAAgtggagagaagagagaatggaGAGTTGTTTGAAATGAAGGTGGCCTTGCAGCTGGGAAGAAGCTTAACCGAGCTAAAAGATCTTGCATCAGTTTCTTCAATAAAAGGGGCGGGCATGGAAGAGTTTGGAAGCAAGCTTTTCTAG